Proteins encoded together in one Planctopirus ephydatiae window:
- a CDS encoding bifunctional 4-hydroxy-2-oxoglutarate aldolase/2-dehydro-3-deoxy-phosphogluconate aldolase, whose product MSRHSSVTRVLESGLIAILRSDSPDKLISLCHGLHRGGIQIIEITMTVPGALDIIRQLHQELGSKVLVGAGTILDPETARLAILAGAEFLVTPALNVETIQLANRYDKLILPGILTPTELVTALEAGASMVKLFPADAVGPTFLSALTRPFPQAMIVPTGGVTLDSLQAFVNAGAAAVGLATSLIDQKLAQSGDAAEAERRARAFVAKYAEVRRKS is encoded by the coding sequence ATGAGTCGCCATTCCAGCGTGACGAGAGTTCTCGAATCCGGGTTAATTGCGATTCTGCGATCAGATTCACCCGATAAGCTCATTTCACTGTGCCATGGACTACACCGTGGTGGAATTCAAATCATTGAAATCACCATGACCGTTCCCGGAGCGCTCGATATCATTCGCCAGCTTCATCAGGAGTTGGGCTCAAAGGTGCTCGTGGGAGCTGGCACCATTCTCGACCCGGAAACAGCACGACTGGCGATACTCGCCGGCGCAGAGTTTCTGGTGACCCCCGCACTTAATGTCGAAACCATCCAGTTGGCCAATCGGTATGACAAGTTAATTCTCCCCGGGATTTTAACGCCCACAGAATTGGTCACAGCGCTGGAGGCCGGGGCGTCCATGGTCAAGCTTTTCCCGGCTGATGCAGTCGGGCCAACCTTTCTCTCAGCACTCACCAGGCCATTTCCCCAGGCGATGATCGTGCCGACAGGCGGGGTCACTCTTGACTCTCTCCAGGCATTTGTGAATGCAGGTGCTGCTGCCGTAGGCCTGGCCACCAGCCTGATCGATCAGAAACTTGCACAGAGTGGCGATGCCGCGGAAGCCGAGCGGAGGGCTCGCGCTTTTGTGGCAAAATATGCTGAAGTCCGCCGCAAATCCTGA
- a CDS encoding phosphopantothenoylcysteine decarboxylase domain-containing protein: MRILITAGPTREYLDDVRYLSNASSGRMGYALAEAAIARGHQVILVTGPVGLTPPRNCQVHHVETTDELLGACREAFPACDGVIATAAVCDYRPRERFSGKLAKTGVSLELELVETADVLAELGQTKAHRWIMGFALESAEFAHQNALRKLKEKNCDIIVLNGPAAIGSNTNEVELIDPLGQAIERYTGSKTDIAMRLIEWVEAHLNSQ; encoded by the coding sequence ATGCGAATCTTGATTACGGCCGGCCCCACGCGCGAATACCTCGACGACGTTCGTTACCTTTCCAATGCCAGCAGCGGCCGCATGGGTTACGCACTGGCTGAAGCCGCCATTGCCCGCGGCCATCAGGTGATTCTTGTCACCGGCCCAGTGGGTCTTACTCCCCCCAGAAACTGCCAGGTTCATCATGTGGAAACCACTGATGAACTTCTGGGTGCATGTCGTGAAGCGTTTCCCGCATGCGATGGTGTCATTGCGACGGCTGCAGTGTGCGATTATCGCCCGCGCGAGCGATTCTCCGGGAAACTTGCCAAGACAGGCGTTTCTTTAGAACTGGAACTTGTCGAAACAGCAGACGTGCTTGCCGAACTTGGTCAGACCAAGGCTCATCGCTGGATTATGGGATTTGCTCTCGAATCTGCCGAGTTTGCCCACCAGAACGCCCTACGCAAACTCAAAGAGAAAAACTGCGACATCATCGTCCTCAATGGGCCCGCCGCGATTGGCTCCAATACCAATGAAGTCGAACTCATTGACCCCTTAGGCCAGGCGATCGAACGATACACAGGCAGTAAAACAGACATTGCCATGCGACTGATCGAATGGGTTGAGGCCCATCTGAATAGCCAGTGA
- a CDS encoding DNA translocase FtsK has translation MDFARLRNDTIALGLLALAVFLGLSLVSYDPADAASHLVHPARAVTQNLCGTWGATIAFQLLSNLGYGAWILLLMLVVIDLRLFTNSSAVDAQTHIPGYLLGLCAVCTMIQLAIPWSGPSLASGAGGYLGTIFADLLSQHFTWMGTFSLLISMMVASLLLTDEFRLIGVLGSIALSVFTIPASLFFRRTKVKLDKPASSNFAWLNLRLFKAKTTSAKPTAHTLATSMQTTSAASAGPQDVLARLRDAANPAADLNTFPNVHQVSALASESPSATISEIFQKVADSDDPIGLAAFDDPTAVPSSPTNAFESARVIKVNPPVTLTPSTATSPSPLTATPSAYSVNRTQPQAITASHVSYALPEHALLEESEAFPYEQLAQKAQISAATLEKTFKEFGLNVKVVEIDTGPVITQFELELEAGLRLSKVTALADDLAIALRVPSVRVVAPIPGKNTVGVEVPNDIRVMVRLKELIQSSPKDFEDKRIPLYLGKDVSGKPLVVDMCKMPHLLIAGRTGTGKSVCLNTLILSILMTRRPDQVRMLMIDPKMVELSPYNRIPHLMHPVITDMKKAEAVLGWAVEKMEERYDLLARVGVRHLDNYNKLGKANVLDRLEIDPDSEEAQSIPESMPYIVIIADEMADMMMTSGKDVEGHIIRLAQKSRAVGIHLVLATQKPTVDVITGLIKSNLPARISFQVASRMDSRVVLDENGADKLLGNGDMLYMAPGTSTLSRAQGTYVSDEEVNGVIEFFEEMPTQYDPELQKLKVAAKEGKASAGGPSAGERDDLYDQAVEVIIREGRGSVSLLQRALGVGYGRGARLIDFMAEDGIVGGYNGSQAREVIMTMEEWEDRRAMK, from the coding sequence GTGGACTTCGCTCGCCTGCGAAATGACACGATCGCTTTGGGATTGCTGGCGCTCGCCGTGTTTCTCGGCCTGAGCCTTGTCAGCTATGACCCTGCCGATGCCGCCTCTCACCTTGTGCATCCTGCTCGCGCCGTCACCCAGAATCTTTGCGGTACCTGGGGCGCAACCATCGCTTTTCAATTACTGAGCAACCTCGGCTACGGAGCATGGATTCTGCTGCTCATGCTCGTGGTGATCGATCTTCGGCTATTCACAAACAGCAGTGCTGTCGATGCCCAGACGCATATCCCTGGTTATCTGCTGGGGCTGTGTGCTGTTTGCACCATGATTCAACTGGCAATCCCCTGGAGCGGGCCCAGTCTTGCCAGTGGTGCAGGGGGCTATCTCGGAACCATTTTTGCCGACCTGCTTTCACAACACTTCACATGGATGGGTACGTTTTCGCTGCTCATTTCCATGATGGTGGCCAGCCTGTTGCTGACAGACGAATTCCGCCTCATCGGGGTGTTGGGATCCATTGCGCTTTCCGTGTTTACGATTCCAGCCAGTCTCTTCTTCCGCAGGACAAAGGTGAAGCTGGACAAGCCAGCCAGCAGCAACTTTGCATGGCTGAATCTTCGTCTCTTTAAGGCAAAGACAACTTCCGCCAAACCAACTGCTCACACTTTAGCAACCTCGATGCAGACAACATCTGCAGCGAGTGCCGGCCCGCAGGACGTGCTCGCACGTTTGCGAGATGCGGCTAACCCCGCAGCAGACCTTAATACTTTTCCAAACGTCCATCAGGTGAGTGCACTGGCCAGCGAATCACCATCCGCCACGATCTCTGAAATCTTCCAAAAAGTTGCCGATTCAGATGACCCGATTGGATTAGCTGCCTTTGACGACCCGACGGCTGTGCCGTCATCGCCAACCAATGCCTTTGAATCTGCACGTGTGATCAAGGTGAACCCGCCGGTCACTTTAACACCATCAACAGCGACTTCACCCAGTCCGTTGACGGCGACACCATCGGCCTACAGTGTGAATCGCACTCAACCTCAGGCCATCACTGCTTCTCATGTCAGCTATGCCTTGCCCGAGCATGCATTGCTGGAAGAGAGCGAAGCCTTTCCCTATGAACAACTCGCTCAGAAGGCCCAGATTTCGGCAGCGACTCTCGAAAAAACGTTCAAAGAGTTTGGTTTGAATGTCAAAGTTGTCGAGATCGATACAGGGCCGGTGATTACTCAGTTCGAACTGGAACTCGAGGCTGGTTTGCGTTTGTCGAAAGTGACAGCGCTGGCCGATGACCTCGCGATCGCACTGCGTGTGCCGTCGGTACGCGTTGTGGCACCTATCCCTGGCAAAAACACTGTCGGTGTCGAAGTCCCCAACGACATTCGCGTGATGGTACGCCTTAAAGAGTTGATTCAGTCTTCCCCGAAAGACTTCGAAGACAAACGCATTCCGCTTTATCTCGGCAAAGATGTCAGCGGCAAGCCTCTAGTCGTGGATATGTGCAAGATGCCTCACCTGCTGATTGCAGGCCGAACAGGGACTGGAAAAAGCGTTTGTCTGAACACATTGATTCTTTCAATCCTGATGACCCGACGGCCTGATCAGGTTCGCATGCTGATGATCGACCCGAAAATGGTCGAACTCAGCCCCTACAACCGTATTCCGCACCTCATGCACCCCGTCATCACTGACATGAAAAAAGCGGAGGCCGTGTTAGGCTGGGCCGTCGAAAAAATGGAAGAGCGTTACGACCTTCTGGCACGCGTTGGTGTGAGACATCTCGACAATTACAACAAGCTCGGCAAAGCGAATGTCCTGGATCGCCTCGAAATCGATCCCGATTCCGAGGAAGCTCAGTCCATCCCTGAATCCATGCCTTACATCGTGATCATCGCCGATGAAATGGCCGACATGATGATGACCTCCGGTAAGGATGTCGAAGGGCACATCATTCGACTGGCACAAAAATCGAGAGCTGTTGGTATTCATCTGGTTCTCGCCACACAGAAGCCGACTGTCGATGTAATCACCGGCCTGATCAAATCCAATCTGCCGGCGCGCATTTCGTTCCAGGTCGCCAGTCGCATGGATAGCCGCGTGGTGCTCGATGAAAATGGTGCTGACAAGCTCTTGGGCAATGGAGACATGCTCTACATGGCTCCGGGCACAAGCACGCTTTCCCGTGCTCAAGGGACCTACGTCAGCGATGAAGAAGTCAATGGTGTCATTGAGTTCTTTGAAGAGATGCCCACGCAGTACGATCCTGAACTTCAGAAGCTGAAAGTGGCCGCTAAAGAAGGTAAGGCATCAGCGGGCGGCCCCAGTGCCGGCGAACGTGACGATCTCTACGATCAGGCTGTGGAAGTCATCATTCGCGAAGGCCGTGGTAGTGTCTCGTTGCTGCAAAGAGCGCTAGGTGTCGGATATGGTCGCGGTGCAAGGTTGATCGATTTCATGGCTGAAGATGGGATCGTCGGCGGTTACAACGGCAGCCAGGCCCGTGAAGTGATCATGACCATGGAAGAATGGGAAGATCGTCGCGCCATGAAGTAA
- a CDS encoding MlaE family ABC transporter permease, producing the protein MLLTSVRTVGDAAIFTSTVALGLATRRSRSAILWPIFYEIGCRSMPVILITGGFIGMVLAVQSFDQLAAIGLQSRLGSVVNVSLVKELGPVLAATMLAGRVGSAMAAEIGTMKVTEQIDALQALGANPVMFLVCPRFLACVLLIPALTLLADGIGMLSGWYLSVQVLGISSHLYWFYSDSYITSLDIISGVIKSIFFGGAIALVACHRGFHCSSGAEGVGRAATEAFVCSFILVLAMDFLLGVFFIQLQHLLPSLRSPLL; encoded by the coding sequence ATGCTGCTCACTTCTGTTCGCACAGTCGGTGATGCAGCCATTTTCACATCGACGGTCGCTTTAGGATTAGCGACACGCCGTTCTCGCAGTGCCATCCTTTGGCCCATTTTCTACGAAATCGGTTGTCGCAGCATGCCTGTGATCCTCATCACGGGAGGTTTCATTGGCATGGTGCTGGCGGTGCAATCGTTCGATCAACTCGCGGCCATCGGCTTACAATCGCGACTGGGATCGGTCGTCAATGTCTCGCTTGTGAAAGAGCTCGGGCCAGTGCTGGCAGCTACGATGCTTGCTGGGCGAGTCGGCAGTGCGATGGCTGCCGAAATCGGCACCATGAAAGTTACCGAGCAGATTGATGCCCTTCAGGCACTGGGTGCCAATCCTGTCATGTTCCTAGTTTGCCCAAGGTTCCTCGCCTGTGTGCTCCTCATCCCGGCGTTGACACTCCTCGCCGATGGGATCGGGATGCTCTCTGGCTGGTATCTTTCCGTGCAGGTTTTGGGGATCAGCAGTCATCTCTACTGGTTCTATTCCGATTCGTACATTACCTCGCTGGATATCATCTCCGGAGTCATCAAAAGCATTTTCTTCGGCGGTGCCATTGCACTGGTGGCCTGCCATCGAGGATTTCATTGTTCGAGTGGAGCCGAAGGTGTCGGACGGGCAGCCACTGAGGCCTTTGTCTGCTCGTTCATTCTGGTACTCGCCATGGATTTCTTACTCGGCGTGTTCTTTATTCAGCTACAACATCTGTTGCCATCCCTGCGATCGCCTCTGCTTTAG
- a CDS encoding ABC transporter ATP-binding protein — MTETFIQPEESAPIIELRGCSRGFGTMQVLRDISLNVYRGETLVLIGESGCGKSVTTKLLANLLEPSSGEVFWNSQPVSQMSAEQMRQDRLKLGYLFQGGAMFDSLSVYENVVFGLRENRKMSEADMREIAFTRLREVGLPASAAQKFPSELSGGMRKRAALARALAMSPEIIIYDEPTTGLDPIMSDVINELILQARSARPVTSIVVTHDMTTVKRVATRVVMLFPLARLPQNESQIIFEGTADQAFNHPDERVHDFVHGISGKRLQELFAA, encoded by the coding sequence ATGACTGAGACCTTCATTCAACCTGAAGAATCTGCGCCAATCATCGAACTGCGTGGCTGTTCGCGTGGTTTTGGTACCATGCAGGTGCTGCGCGACATCAGCCTGAATGTCTACCGTGGTGAAACACTCGTGCTGATTGGCGAAAGTGGTTGCGGCAAGAGCGTGACGACCAAATTGCTGGCCAACCTGCTCGAACCAAGTTCTGGCGAAGTCTTTTGGAATAGTCAGCCAGTCTCGCAGATGTCCGCTGAACAGATGCGTCAGGATCGCCTGAAACTGGGTTACCTGTTTCAAGGCGGCGCCATGTTCGACAGTCTCTCAGTCTATGAGAACGTGGTCTTCGGATTACGCGAAAACCGAAAAATGTCGGAAGCCGACATGCGGGAAATCGCCTTCACCCGACTGCGGGAAGTTGGCCTGCCAGCCAGTGCGGCACAAAAGTTTCCCTCCGAGCTTTCTGGAGGTATGCGGAAGCGGGCTGCACTTGCGAGAGCCTTGGCGATGTCTCCTGAAATTATCATCTATGATGAGCCGACGACCGGCCTCGACCCGATCATGAGTGACGTCATCAACGAGCTGATTCTTCAGGCTCGCAGTGCCCGCCCCGTCACCAGCATTGTCGTAACCCACGACATGACGACCGTGAAGCGGGTGGCCACTCGAGTGGTAATGCTCTTTCCTCTGGCAAGACTCCCTCAGAACGAATCGCAGATCATTTTTGAAGGGACAGCGGACCAGGCCTTTAACCATCCCGACGAACGTGTGCACGACTTTGTTCACGGAATCTCCGGAAAGCGTCTGCAGGAACTCTTTGCGGCCTGA
- a CDS encoding MlaD family protein, producing MSERQLQFRVGMMVLVAMAIGVGLLVRAGKLDSYWDEDFSIAIQFESAGGIYPSAPVRLYGLTIGNVRDVRLDNKRRGVVVIAEIDAKHKLPIDSTAQVAVSLLGEGHLEIIPGLSEEPLKHGAVISGQAAGDPMALVARLEAKTTATMDSFAATSKEWGTLAHNVNNLLETKRGNIDQVIERAADSLDQLSLAMKSATELIQQANRIVGDPKTQAALQQTAQSLPRLVNDTRETIVVARTTLESMQQNLKNLESVTDPLAKKGNDMIVRLDTSLANLDRLLADASRFVRTLNTQDGTLQKLAADPQLYDNLNRSAQLVTVLLRGIEPIVQDMREFSDKVARRPEILGVGGAIQPSNGLRDTELIEQSGGTAPKTQQKSVRPSFLPGR from the coding sequence GTGTCTGAGCGTCAGTTGCAGTTTCGCGTTGGAATGATGGTGCTGGTGGCCATGGCCATCGGTGTCGGGCTGCTCGTTCGCGCGGGAAAACTCGACTCGTATTGGGATGAAGATTTCAGTATCGCCATCCAGTTTGAATCGGCCGGGGGGATTTATCCCAGTGCACCCGTCCGACTTTACGGACTGACGATTGGTAATGTTCGCGATGTCCGCCTGGATAACAAACGTCGAGGCGTGGTCGTCATTGCCGAAATCGACGCCAAGCACAAACTTCCGATCGATTCGACTGCCCAGGTGGCCGTGAGCCTCTTGGGCGAAGGGCATCTGGAAATCATTCCTGGCCTGTCAGAAGAACCGCTCAAACATGGCGCAGTGATCAGCGGTCAAGCTGCCGGGGATCCCATGGCTTTGGTCGCTCGACTTGAGGCCAAGACCACCGCCACGATGGATTCCTTTGCCGCCACCAGCAAAGAATGGGGCACACTCGCCCATAACGTCAACAATCTTCTCGAAACCAAGCGTGGGAACATCGATCAGGTCATCGAGCGGGCTGCCGATTCTCTGGATCAACTTTCACTGGCCATGAAATCCGCCACTGAGTTAATCCAGCAGGCGAATCGCATTGTTGGTGATCCGAAAACGCAAGCCGCACTCCAGCAGACCGCTCAATCTCTCCCACGTCTGGTTAATGACACTCGAGAGACCATTGTCGTAGCCCGCACGACGCTCGAAAGCATGCAGCAGAATCTGAAAAACCTCGAATCGGTCACCGATCCACTGGCCAAAAAAGGAAACGACATGATTGTCCGGCTGGATACCAGCCTGGCGAATCTGGATCGTCTTCTGGCCGATGCCAGTCGGTTTGTCCGCACGCTCAATACACAGGATGGCACACTACAGAAACTGGCGGCTGATCCCCAGCTCTACGACAACCTGAACCGTTCGGCGCAATTGGTGACAGTCCTCCTGCGCGGCATTGAACCGATCGTGCAAGACATGCGGGAGTTCAGCGATAAAGTCGCACGCCGCCCGGAGATCCTCGGCGTTGGTGGAGCCATTCAACCCAGCAACGGCCTGCGGGATACCGAACTGATCGAGCAAAGTGGCGGAACAGCCCCCAAAACCCAGCAGAAATCGGTACGACCGAGTTTCCTGCCGGGAAGATAA
- a CDS encoding twin-arginine translocation signal domain-containing protein: protein MALPISRRDALKTACVATAGLISGAPFVHAQSKADSQPLTTGQGDYQYEVIHNWAQLPSEFTWQTTQAVVVDKNGFVYLNHTGDFNKKNHPNVFVFDQDGKYVRSFGQYFQGGAHGLELREENGEEFLFFSNPDPVQSIAKTNLKGELIWERFAPMESGIYPEGENTLPQRVRSGEVPRKGVGGPNRYKPTNIAFLKDGDLLVADGYGSNYIHRYTKDGDYKLSFAGAGPSPGKFSTNHGLALEARSGKEEILYVTDRSRNTIQCLTAEGKFVSLIDGFQKPCHVDFYKDLMLVPELQGRVTLLDGNNKVLAYLCDDHQNVNAGKVNRGDAKQWAPGKFVHPHDATFDHDGNIIVSEWVTTGRITLLKKMS, encoded by the coding sequence ATGGCCTTGCCTATTTCTCGACGCGATGCATTGAAGACCGCCTGTGTGGCCACTGCCGGTTTGATTTCAGGGGCTCCGTTCGTGCATGCTCAAAGCAAAGCGGATTCTCAGCCATTAACCACGGGGCAAGGTGATTATCAGTACGAAGTAATTCATAACTGGGCTCAGCTTCCCAGCGAGTTTACGTGGCAGACGACTCAAGCAGTGGTGGTTGATAAGAATGGCTTTGTCTATTTGAATCACACCGGTGATTTCAACAAGAAGAATCACCCGAATGTCTTCGTCTTCGATCAGGACGGAAAGTACGTCCGCTCCTTCGGCCAATACTTTCAGGGTGGCGCTCACGGGCTGGAACTTCGTGAAGAGAATGGTGAGGAGTTTCTTTTCTTCTCGAATCCCGACCCGGTGCAGTCGATTGCCAAGACCAACCTCAAGGGTGAACTGATCTGGGAGCGGTTTGCACCCATGGAATCGGGCATTTATCCCGAGGGTGAGAACACCTTGCCACAGCGGGTTCGTTCTGGTGAAGTTCCTCGCAAAGGAGTGGGCGGGCCGAATCGCTATAAGCCGACGAACATTGCCTTTTTGAAGGATGGTGATCTGCTGGTGGCCGATGGATATGGTTCAAATTACATCCATCGCTATACAAAAGATGGCGACTACAAATTGAGCTTTGCTGGTGCCGGCCCCAGTCCGGGAAAGTTCAGTACGAACCATGGTCTGGCACTGGAAGCGCGATCCGGGAAAGAAGAAATTCTTTATGTGACTGACCGCAGTCGCAACACGATTCAATGCCTGACAGCTGAAGGCAAATTTGTTTCACTCATCGATGGTTTTCAGAAGCCCTGCCACGTCGATTTCTACAAAGATCTGATGCTGGTACCAGAGCTTCAGGGGCGTGTGACGCTCCTGGATGGCAACAACAAGGTTCTGGCTTATCTGTGCGATGACCATCAGAACGTCAATGCCGGTAAGGTGAACCGAGGTGACGCCAAGCAATGGGCACCCGGCAAATTTGTCCATCCGCATGATGCCACTTTTGACCATGATGGCAACATCATTGTCAGCGAATGGGTAACCACGGGACGGATTACCTTACTCAAGAAAATGAGTTGA
- a CDS encoding valine--tRNA ligase — protein sequence MTTEIPKSYEPQSIEAHWISFWESHGYYNADPSETKPPHVIMIPLPNVTGALHMGHALNGTLQDLITRWRRMQGYSALWMPGTDHAGIATQSMVEKRMLEEEGLTRHDVGREALIQRIWKWKDHYEARILGQLKRLGASCDWRRTRFTLDEVCSQAVRRTFFKMFRDGLIYRGQRLVNWDAFLQTAVADDEVYTEDIDGQFWTFNYPVVDDQGEPTGQRISFSTTRPETMLGDTALCVHPTDERYTALVGKNVRLPLVGRLVPIIADGLLADKELGTGCVKVTPAHDPNDYACGLRNKLPMINIMRADGTINEEGGEFAGLDRLEARKAVVAKMESLGYFEKVEDRKIPMKFSDRSKTPVEPLMSDQWFVKMDDLAQKAIDAVTDGRVKFFPERYQSSYLDWLGEKRDWCISRQLWWGHRIPVWSKQFASASEAESYLATHTDSSAAAGVLSASDPASVLICVDASAADGEQTQKQLEADGFAQDPDVLDTWFSSALWPHATLGWPNETANPPLNNQPDPTGNGKNTVLPYFYPGSVLITSRDIITLWVARMVLTGLYNLNDIPFKHVHIHPKIQDGFGQGMSKTKGNGVDPLELVDRYGCDGTRFTIASFAGETQDVRLPVSYECPHCQNLIPQEQKHLKFQPGKPKIKCAKCKKESQYATPWYAPDEGELVAGIVIERFEFGRNFCNKLWNAARFAMLNLEGYTPAAVAKSELAIEDQWIVSRLATVTNEVTSLLGVYKFDAATRALRDFVWNEFCDWYLELIKSRLRDETTKPVAQRVLVHVLDQILRLLHPFTPFITEELWHRLAEIAPSRGLPEPQPAEAACIVASWPKVNEADISPALEQRFTRLQETIGAIRNIRATYGISPGQSIAVHLKCSVEAAADFEALRVQIQSLAKAEIAATGPEVQRPPASASFALVGAEGFVPLEGLIDKAAELAKQTKEAEKLRGFIAATEKKLGNASFVDKAPPEVVAEVRQTLVNQKSQLASIEEIIRQLQ from the coding sequence ATGACGACTGAAATTCCCAAGTCTTACGAGCCGCAATCGATTGAGGCACATTGGATTTCTTTCTGGGAATCCCATGGCTACTACAATGCCGATCCCAGTGAGACCAAACCTCCGCATGTGATCATGATCCCCCTGCCGAACGTGACGGGGGCGCTCCACATGGGGCATGCCCTCAACGGAACGCTGCAGGATCTCATCACCCGCTGGAGGCGCATGCAGGGGTATTCGGCACTCTGGATGCCGGGAACCGATCATGCGGGGATCGCCACTCAGTCGATGGTTGAAAAGCGGATGCTCGAGGAGGAAGGGCTGACGCGGCACGACGTGGGCCGTGAGGCGTTGATTCAGCGCATCTGGAAATGGAAGGATCACTACGAGGCCCGCATTCTCGGCCAGCTCAAGCGACTGGGGGCGAGTTGCGACTGGCGGCGGACACGCTTCACGCTCGACGAGGTCTGCTCCCAGGCCGTGCGGCGAACATTCTTCAAGATGTTCCGCGATGGCCTCATTTATCGTGGCCAGCGGCTCGTCAACTGGGATGCCTTTTTGCAGACCGCCGTGGCTGACGACGAAGTCTATACGGAAGACATCGACGGGCAGTTCTGGACGTTCAACTACCCCGTGGTGGACGATCAGGGGGAACCAACCGGCCAGCGGATTTCTTTCTCGACGACACGACCCGAAACGATGTTGGGCGATACCGCGCTGTGTGTCCATCCTACCGACGAACGCTATACGGCGCTGGTGGGAAAGAACGTCCGGCTGCCACTCGTTGGCAGGCTCGTGCCAATCATTGCCGATGGACTTTTGGCCGATAAGGAACTGGGGACGGGCTGCGTGAAGGTGACTCCTGCGCATGATCCCAACGACTACGCCTGTGGCCTGCGCAACAAGCTCCCGATGATTAACATCATGCGGGCCGATGGCACTATCAATGAAGAAGGTGGCGAATTCGCGGGGCTGGATCGTCTCGAAGCCCGCAAGGCCGTGGTTGCCAAGATGGAATCACTGGGCTACTTCGAGAAGGTCGAAGACCGCAAGATTCCCATGAAGTTCAGTGATCGGTCGAAGACGCCGGTTGAGCCGCTGATGTCCGATCAGTGGTTCGTGAAGATGGACGATCTGGCCCAGAAGGCGATCGACGCCGTGACGGATGGCCGCGTGAAGTTCTTTCCCGAGCGGTACCAATCGAGCTATCTCGACTGGCTGGGGGAGAAGCGCGACTGGTGCATCAGCCGTCAGTTGTGGTGGGGGCACCGGATTCCCGTGTGGAGCAAGCAGTTCGCGAGCGCGTCGGAAGCCGAGTCGTATCTCGCGACTCACACTGACAGTTCGGCGGCGGCTGGTGTTCTTTCAGCCAGCGATCCCGCGAGCGTGCTGATTTGCGTGGATGCCTCGGCAGCCGATGGGGAACAGACCCAGAAGCAACTCGAAGCAGACGGATTTGCACAGGATCCCGACGTCCTCGACACCTGGTTCAGTTCCGCCCTCTGGCCGCATGCGACGCTAGGTTGGCCGAATGAAACGGCGAATCCGCCACTCAACAATCAGCCTGATCCGACTGGCAACGGGAAGAACACCGTTCTCCCCTACTTCTATCCCGGCAGTGTGCTGATCACCTCACGGGATATCATCACGCTCTGGGTCGCCCGAATGGTGCTAACAGGTCTCTACAACCTGAATGATATCCCCTTCAAACATGTGCATATCCATCCCAAAATTCAGGACGGATTTGGGCAAGGGATGTCCAAAACCAAGGGGAACGGTGTTGATCCTCTCGAACTCGTCGACCGCTACGGTTGCGATGGAACTCGCTTCACGATCGCCTCGTTTGCGGGTGAAACGCAGGACGTGCGCTTGCCGGTCAGCTACGAATGCCCCCATTGCCAGAACCTGATTCCCCAGGAGCAGAAGCACCTCAAATTCCAGCCGGGCAAGCCGAAGATCAAGTGCGCGAAATGCAAGAAGGAATCGCAGTATGCGACCCCCTGGTATGCGCCCGACGAAGGCGAGTTGGTGGCGGGGATTGTGATCGAACGCTTCGAGTTTGGCCGCAATTTCTGCAACAAGCTCTGGAACGCCGCTCGTTTCGCCATGCTGAATCTGGAGGGCTACACACCTGCTGCAGTGGCCAAGAGCGAACTGGCGATTGAGGACCAGTGGATCGTCAGCCGCCTGGCGACGGTGACGAACGAAGTGACCTCCCTGCTGGGGGTCTACAAGTTCGACGCGGCGACGCGCGCCCTGCGGGATTTCGTCTGGAACGAGTTCTGCGACTGGTACCTCGAATTGATCAAGTCGCGGTTGCGTGACGAGACGACCAAGCCCGTCGCTCAGCGGGTGCTGGTGCATGTTCTCGATCAGATCCTGAGGTTGTTGCACCCGTTCACGCCGTTCATTACGGAAGAGTTGTGGCACCGCCTGGCTGAGATCGCACCTTCACGCGGCTTGCCTGAACCCCAGCCGGCGGAAGCCGCGTGCATTGTTGCGTCCTGGCCGAAGGTGAACGAAGCCGACATCTCCCCTGCCCTGGAGCAGCGATTTACCAGGTTGCAGGAGACGATCGGTGCGATTCGGAACATCCGCGCGACCTATGGGATCAGCCCCGGGCAGTCGATTGCGGTTCATCTGAAGTGCAGTGTTGAAGCTGCCGCTGATTTTGAAGCTTTACGTGTCCAGATCCAGAGTCTGGCCAAAGCGGAGATTGCGGCGACTGGCCCCGAGGTGCAACGTCCTCCCGCTTCTGCGAGTTTTGCACTCGTAGGAGCTGAAGGCTTTGTGCCGCTGGAAGGCCTCATTGATAAGGCGGCAGAACTGGCCAAGCAGACCAAGGAAGCTGAGAAGCTGCGCGGCTTCATCGCTGCGACCGAAAAGAAACTGGGGAATGCCAGCTTTGTCGACAAGGCCCCACCGGAAGTGGTGGCCGAAGTTCGCCAGACGTTGGTGAATCAGAAGAGTCAACTCGCAAGTATTGAAGAGATTATCCGGCAGTTGCAGTAG